One Synergistaceae bacterium DNA segment encodes these proteins:
- a CDS encoding purine-binding chemotaxis protein CheW, which produces MPNNDFKDIDVESLGEEHINLVFTLGRENFGVDVNIVNEIVRVPSFITRVPNAPMYIRGVINLRGTIVPVFDMHMKTGMPATPLTDEARIVVITISDVIFGMIVNSVREVKTIYDTQLEPATKLSSAVDRRYVLWVAKPADERLILLLDIPRLFELDQILQEDNE; this is translated from the coding sequence GTGCCGAACAACGACTTCAAGGACATCGACGTTGAGTCATTGGGCGAGGAACACATCAACCTTGTCTTCACGCTCGGCCGTGAGAACTTCGGCGTTGACGTGAATATAGTGAACGAAATCGTACGTGTTCCGTCATTCATCACGCGTGTCCCGAACGCTCCGATGTACATTCGTGGAGTGATTAACCTCAGGGGAACAATCGTGCCTGTGTTCGACATGCACATGAAAACCGGGATGCCTGCAACTCCTCTAACCGACGAAGCCCGCATAGTCGTAATCACAATCAGCGACGTAATCTTCGGAATGATTGTGAACTCTGTGCGCGAGGTCAAGACAATCTATGACACGCAGCTTGAGCCCGCGACGAAGCTGTCTTCTGCTGTGGACAGGAGATATGTTCTGTGGGTGGCGAAACCTGCGGACGAGAGGCTGATACTGCTTCTGGACATTCCCAGACTCTTCGAGCTCGACCAGATACTGCAGGAAGACAACGAATAA
- a CDS encoding N-acetylmuramoyl-L-alanine amidase, whose translation MRRIIFLALLAVLACAFSACADVQVYRGAGSIGSVPSLENASGLCVPVEDVARIMGFSVRRSGEEVFMLRGSSQLKLILKSAAAWRGLAIVPLYSAPFEQGGKVWLDSQSAVSLFQAFAGRGQNSRLRFVKGAAQPAPAIVAAEAPEPPKPAATATVAQAPAKPAKTATVAQTTAKPAQTVAASQAPAKPAETATMEDIDLRLKELDEALRLDNAPKNDAPVIDVRPKAPAQPQTTKPSATASKPSGKAQPKLETFKPGDAKAEKRETYSGTIQRIRWTYSEGNSTKKVKAVIEANEGADPQVFMVGGNVHALFEGAADSVEGLTSPYTNMTVTLNRNDSGVELIFSPTGITKAEKLVLSNPRRIAFDFFYPESVIVSPASAQQTPAVRTPTQTRVQIPEIVPQPLPTTPRSPAVTTPPSTITIPTSAAGAARLRAGRKTVVIDPGHGGKDPGASANGVMEKNVNLAVGLELNRVLGARGYNVVMTRNTDVYLTLQERTDIANRVNADLFVSVHVNALPNKKSMTGFEIYIMALPTDKDAMNLAKIENREYIEGKGMDTANVDRRTEMLLKILGDMQQNNKISESTDFAAALYNAGVLGGLPMRRIAQAPFFVLRGAGMPAVLLEIGFVTNQTESQLLTTPAYQQKIAEAMAAGIVNYLK comes from the coding sequence ATGCGCAGGATAATTTTTCTGGCACTGCTGGCAGTCTTGGCATGTGCCTTTTCTGCGTGTGCAGATGTTCAGGTCTACAGGGGAGCAGGGAGCATAGGCTCTGTGCCGTCGCTCGAGAACGCTTCGGGGCTGTGCGTGCCGGTTGAGGATGTTGCGCGCATTATGGGTTTCTCGGTCCGGCGGTCGGGTGAGGAAGTGTTCATGCTGAGAGGTTCATCACAGCTGAAGCTGATACTGAAGTCTGCTGCTGCCTGGCGCGGATTGGCGATTGTCCCGCTGTACTCCGCTCCCTTTGAGCAGGGCGGGAAAGTGTGGCTGGACTCGCAGAGCGCCGTCTCACTCTTTCAGGCTTTCGCTGGCAGAGGACAGAACAGCAGGCTTCGTTTCGTGAAGGGAGCAGCACAGCCCGCACCCGCAATTGTGGCGGCAGAAGCTCCTGAACCTCCAAAGCCAGCGGCAACAGCAACAGTCGCTCAAGCTCCCGCAAAACCAGCGAAAACAGCGACAGTCGCGCAGACTACCGCAAAACCAGCACAGACAGTGGCGGCATCGCAAGCTCCGGCTAAACCTGCAGAGACGGCGACGATGGAGGACATTGACCTCAGGCTCAAGGAGCTCGACGAAGCATTACGTCTGGACAACGCGCCAAAGAACGACGCGCCGGTTATCGACGTACGGCCGAAAGCCCCCGCACAACCGCAGACAACCAAGCCTTCAGCGACAGCCAGCAAGCCTTCGGGCAAAGCACAGCCGAAGCTCGAGACCTTCAAGCCCGGCGACGCTAAGGCAGAGAAGCGCGAGACTTACAGCGGAACGATTCAGCGCATACGCTGGACGTACTCGGAAGGCAACAGCACCAAGAAGGTTAAAGCCGTCATCGAGGCGAACGAGGGGGCAGACCCTCAGGTCTTCATGGTCGGCGGGAACGTTCACGCACTCTTCGAGGGAGCGGCTGACAGCGTGGAAGGCCTAACGTCTCCCTACACGAACATGACCGTAACCCTCAACCGCAATGACAGCGGAGTGGAGCTCATCTTCTCTCCGACGGGAATCACTAAGGCGGAAAAGTTAGTGCTCAGCAACCCCAGACGCATAGCGTTCGACTTCTTCTACCCGGAGAGCGTGATAGTATCTCCGGCCTCAGCACAGCAGACTCCCGCCGTCCGTACGCCGACACAAACCAGAGTGCAGATTCCAGAAATAGTCCCCCAGCCTCTGCCGACAACGCCGCGTTCTCCTGCAGTAACTACGCCGCCAAGCACAATCACTATCCCGACGAGTGCTGCAGGTGCCGCGAGACTCCGTGCAGGACGTAAAACCGTAGTTATCGATCCGGGACACGGCGGAAAAGACCCGGGAGCTTCAGCTAACGGCGTTATGGAGAAGAACGTAAATCTTGCTGTCGGCCTTGAGTTAAACAGGGTGCTCGGTGCGAGAGGCTATAACGTTGTGATGACGCGCAACACCGACGTATACCTGACGCTTCAGGAACGCACCGACATAGCCAACCGCGTGAATGCAGACCTGTTCGTGAGCGTTCACGTCAACGCACTGCCCAACAAGAAGTCAATGACCGGCTTCGAGATATACATCATGGCACTTCCGACGGACAAGGACGCTATGAACTTGGCCAAGATCGAGAACAGAGAATACATCGAGGGCAAGGGCATGGACACAGCAAACGTTGACCGCCGGACGGAAATGCTCCTGAAGATTCTCGGGGACATGCAGCAGAACAACAAGATAAGCGAGAGCACGGACTTTGCCGCCGCACTCTACAACGCGGGGGTACTCGGCGGACTTCCGATGCGGAGGATAGCGCAGGCACCGTTCTTCGTGCTGAGGGGAGCGGGGATGCCGGCCGTTCTGCTGGAGATAGGGTTTGTTACCAACCAGACGGAGTCCCAGCTTCTGACGACACCTGCATACCAGCAGAAGATAGCCGAAGCTATGGCCGCAGGAATAGTGAACTACCTGAAGTGA
- a CDS encoding ROK family protein has translation MYGALEAGGTKMICATGNEEGQILDQVSIPTTTPDETMPKIIEYFRAKLDAENPDDKLKAIGVACFGPVDVRPNSKTYGNILYTPKIPWRNFPMVKTLREALDNIPVGFDTDVNGSLLGEATWGTAKGLTDAVYFTIGTGIGMGAMAGGNLIHGMLHPEAGHIMMAPVPGDEYKGHCPNHGTCFEGMACGPAIEDRWGKPGKELRENPDVWDLEAKYIAQALTSVIFTLSPQKIILGGGVMGQSQLFPLIRKYVLENVNGYIDTKELRNINAYITPAALNGNQGIMGALKLAEMAAEEE, from the coding sequence ATATACGGAGCATTAGAAGCCGGCGGCACAAAGATGATCTGCGCAACCGGCAACGAAGAAGGCCAGATACTCGATCAGGTCTCCATCCCCACAACTACCCCTGATGAGACCATGCCGAAGATTATCGAGTACTTCAGGGCAAAGCTCGACGCTGAGAACCCCGACGACAAACTCAAGGCTATCGGCGTTGCGTGTTTCGGCCCTGTAGATGTCCGCCCGAACTCCAAGACTTACGGGAACATCCTCTACACGCCCAAAATCCCTTGGCGCAATTTCCCGATGGTCAAGACTCTGCGCGAAGCACTCGACAACATTCCCGTAGGTTTCGACACCGACGTGAACGGTTCTCTTCTCGGAGAAGCCACGTGGGGAACTGCGAAGGGGCTCACTGATGCAGTGTATTTCACCATCGGCACGGGCATCGGCATGGGCGCAATGGCAGGCGGAAACCTCATTCACGGAATGCTTCACCCCGAAGCAGGACACATCATGATGGCACCTGTACCCGGCGACGAGTACAAGGGACACTGCCCGAATCACGGCACTTGCTTTGAGGGAATGGCCTGCGGTCCGGCAATCGAGGACAGGTGGGGCAAGCCCGGCAAAGAACTGCGCGAGAACCCCGACGTGTGGGATCTCGAGGCAAAGTACATCGCTCAGGCCTTAACGTCCGTCATTTTCACGCTGAGCCCGCAGAAGATAATTCTCGGCGGCGGAGTTATGGGACAGTCTCAGCTTTTCCCGCTCATCCGCAAGTACGTGCTCGAGAACGTCAACGGCTACATCGACACGAAGGAACTCCGCAACATCAACGCTTACATCACTCCGGCAGCACTGAACGGGAATCAGGGCATCATGGGTGCTCTGAAACTTGCCGAAATGGCTGCAGAGGAAGAGTAA
- a CDS encoding GerMN domain-containing protein, translated as MPPVRRVRSTTTTSSEDKEPVRPPAPRRRQAAQAQQAAQARQAKRPAPRARTREVPQERESAPLLLKLLSWLGIILLCFVIGYLGTSWFMDFMSRKLLLKPENRIETQEDLTEFQESESRQEAERAKDSGNVQQISLNLYHVRNDTIAETRRNFVSRTREDNIRDAVEEILSLSEVPGKIKLLHVFRNGETAFLDMPGQFASAIDKMGKRKSLLLLTGLVRTLQENFSPLSQIRFLIDSKAPKSGGEVNLAAPWKMPKKS; from the coding sequence TTGCCGCCAGTTCGCAGAGTTCGCAGCACAACAACAACATCATCAGAGGACAAAGAGCCGGTTCGTCCGCCCGCACCGAGACGCAGGCAGGCCGCGCAGGCTCAGCAGGCAGCACAGGCCAGGCAGGCCAAGAGACCAGCACCGAGAGCAAGGACGCGTGAAGTTCCGCAGGAGAGGGAGTCCGCGCCGCTCTTACTGAAGCTGTTGTCGTGGCTGGGAATAATCCTGCTGTGCTTCGTGATAGGGTATCTGGGTACGTCGTGGTTCATGGACTTCATGAGCCGGAAACTTCTCCTGAAGCCAGAGAACAGAATCGAGACGCAGGAGGATCTGACGGAGTTTCAGGAGTCCGAGAGCCGACAAGAAGCCGAGCGTGCGAAAGATTCCGGGAATGTACAGCAGATTTCCCTGAACCTCTACCACGTCCGCAACGACACGATAGCCGAGACACGCAGGAATTTCGTTTCGCGCACAAGAGAGGACAACATCCGCGATGCAGTCGAGGAGATTCTGTCTCTCAGCGAAGTTCCGGGAAAAATCAAGCTGCTCCACGTGTTCAGGAACGGAGAGACCGCATTTCTGGACATGCCGGGGCAGTTTGCCTCAGCTATCGACAAAATGGGCAAGCGCAAGAGCCTTCTTCTGCTCACCGGCCTTGTTAGGACGCTGCAGGAGAACTTCTCGCCCCTTTCGCAGATACGTTTCCTGATAGACTCCAAAGCTCCGAAGTCCGGCGGAGAAGTCAACTTGGCCGCCCCGTGGAAGATGCCGAAGAAG